ACTTCAGGCTCTGCACCGATCATTGTACAAGCACCGTTTCGTGCTCCGTCAGTGCCTCCGCTTGTCCCTACATCGACAAAGTGAAGCTCTTTTTCTTTTAACTCTTCTGCACGTCGCAGTGTATCTTTATAGTTGGAGTTTCCGCCGTCGATCACAATATCTCCAGGCTCCAGTACGTTTTTCAGTTCAGCAAGAACATCTTCCGTTATGTTTCCCGCAGGTACCATCATCCAAACCACACGCGGTGTGCTTAGTCCGCTGACTAGTTCTTTGATCGATTCAACGCCTGTTGCTCCATCGTTCGTAATATTTTTCACCTGTTCTTTGTTCACGTCTGTCGCTACTACCTCATGGTTGTGGTCGAGCAGATTAAGAACAAGATTGTAACCCATTTTACCAAGGCCGATCATTCCGATTTGCATATATAAATGCCCCTTTCAAACAAACCATGATTACGGTTTGTGAAAATTTTTTTCTTCCATCGCTATTATATACTAAAATTTTTTCCGTTTACAAGAAAATAAATTTCATATTATGATAGAGCCAAACGTCACGGTACAAAGAAAGGAAGAACGAACATGGCAGCTTCAAACTGTTTATCCAAAATTCGCTCTTCTTATGGCATATTAAGCGAAAAAGAAAAAAAGATTGCTGACTTTATATTGGAGGATCCTCAAAATATCATCCACTCGAGCATTAATGAAGTGGCTGATCATTTGGAGGTAGCGGATGCGACGGTCTTCCGGTTTTGTAAAAGGCTGGGCTTCAAGGGATTTCAAGCATTAAAAATTGCACTTGCCTCTGATATTGTCGGCCCGCTTCAGGATATCCATGAGACCATACTAGAAAGCGACACACCTGCCCAGATCGCCGAAAAAGTATTTCAATCCAACATCGGCACACTCGAAGATACCCGGCAGATGCTGGATGAAAAAAGTTTTCAGGCGGCTGTCGATTGCCTGCTCGCCGCTCAAAAGATCGAATTCTACGGAAACGGCGGATCAGGCATCATCGCTATGGACGCTCATCATAAATTTATCCGTACCGGCAAACCAAGCATCGCTTATACCGATACGCACTTTCAGCTGATGTCTGCTTCCCAGCTGACGGAGCGGGATGTGGCTCTCTTTATCTCCCATTCCGGAACAAATAAGGATTTGCTGCACGTCATGAGGGTGGCGAAAGAGAACGGCTGCCGCACCATCTCGCTTACCGATTATGCAAAGTCTCCGCTCAGTGAGAAGGCTGATATTTCCCTGCATACGATCTCGAGGGAGACTGAATTCCGGTCTGAAGCACTCTCTTCCCGGATTGCACAGCTCAGTATTATCGATGCACTCTATGTGAATGTGATGATGGCTGGCAAGGAAGAATCAAAAAAATCGCTGCAGCGCATGCGGTCGGCGATTTCGGAGAAGAAGTTCTAACAGGAAACTTCAGAGGGGAAGAGTTACTTGCGGAATTGATGCTTTTACTTGCGGTTCGACATGGTTTACTTGCGGAAACTCTGCGTTTACTTGCGAAAATCGCCCACTTACTTGCAAAAATGCTTCAAATACTTGCAAAACCCATCATTTTCATAAAAAACCACCCGCCCCAGCACAAAAAAAACCGCCCTTCTACAGGCGGTTTTTTTCTTTATCTATTAAAAGCAGCGGATGTCTTCCTTGGATGGATATACTGCACGCTCTCCGCCAATCAGCTTTGGCCTTGTTTTGGCGAGGGTAACGTGGGCTTCCCCGATGCTTTTTACTTCCGTTCTTACGGGTACAGCAACATGCTTCAGATGCATGCCGATAAAGGTATCCCCGATATCAATTCCGGCATCTGCTTTAATGTATTCGACGACGACTGGATCATTTAGATGATGGAAGGCATAGGTGGCGAGTGCGCCGCCTGCCGAACGCGCAGGCACAACACGGACTTCTTCATATCGAAGCCTGTCAGCGATTTCCCGCTCCATCACAAGTGCTCTGTTCAAATGCTCACAGCATTGAAAGGCAAGAACGACCTGACTTTCTTCCTGAAAGGTTTTTACCCCGTTATAAAGAGCTTGAGCCGCTTCCATCGTTCCGGAAGTGCCAATTTTCCCTCCGGTTACTTCACTTGTACTGGCCCCTACGACCAGCAGCTGTCCAGGCTTTAACTGGGCCTGTTTTTGTAAATCAGATAGTGCATGAAAGACCTGCTTCTCAACAGTTTGCAGCTGGTCACTCATTGGTTGAATCGTCCCTTCTTTTGAGGTGAGAATCAGCGTCCAGCCTCTTCTGTCACCCTTTCGTTGCGGTACTTCCGCCTATTTTGCACCCTGCGCTTCATAATCAGAAATTTTTCCGACTCGTTTGCTGTGGCGGCCGCCTTCATATTCTGTCGTCAGCCATACCTTTGCAATTTCCAAAGCCAGTCCAGGTCCGATGACCCGTTCACCCATCGCCAGCACGTTGCTGTCATTGTGCAGGCGTGTCGCTTTGGCGCTGAACAAATCGTGCACAAGGGCACAGCGGATTCCTTTTACTTTGTTTGCCGCTATACTCATACCTATTCCCGTACCGCAGATTAATATGCCCCGATCAGCCTCTCCGCTTGCCACCATTTCCGCTACGGGAATGGCGTAATCCGGATAATCTACCGAGGTGCTGCATTCACAGCCCATATCTTTTACATCCATGCCCATCTCCTGCATCATGCTCACAATTTCCTGACGAAGCTCTACTCCTGCATGGTCTGAACCAATCGCTACTCTCATCTGATCCTCCTGTATATTTCCGTATTCTACTTCAATTTTAAATCGATTTTTACATTGTTTCAACCGGTGATAACGGAAATATGAAGAGGCCATCTCTGTTTAAATCTTTTTTATGAGTTTTTCAATGAGGCTTTCAAGCTCGGCTCTTGTCTCGCGATAAAGATCGATACTTCCGCCAAACGGGTCAATGATGTCCAGGGACGGCAAGCTTTTTTCCAGCGAGATGATTTTTTCTTTGAAAGGCTGAATATCAGCTTCAAATTTCTCCTGAACCGCTTGCTTGTCATTAGTATCGGCCTGATCCCATTTATTTTTATAGAAAGCTCTTATTGTTTCAATTTCAGCATACGCCTGATGAAGCTCTGAAAGCTGCTTTTCATAGTCATCGTTCTGATAGATGTATTCTTTAAGTGTGTATGCTTTCTCCACAGCCTCCGGATATTGATGGCAAACCGTATGTTTATGGCTTTCTGTCATCGTCAGGACAAGGTCGGCCCAACGGACAAGTGTTTCAGTCAAGGGTTTGGATTCATGTTTGAATGGGATGCCTTTTTCCGACATCGCCGTCACCGCATGGGTACTCGCCCCTGACCCCTCTGCGGCAAAGACGCCAGCTGACCTTACTTCAACTTTTCCCTTTCCCAGGTATTTAAGCAATGCAGCCGCCATCGGACTTCGGCACGTATTTCCTGTACAGACAAATAAGATCTTTTTCATGATTTCCCACCCTCAGCTTCAATGTCTTTATTTACAAGTATAAAAAAAGATTGGCTCAGTGCCAATCGTTCATTTATTGTTCCAGCATTATAAGGGAAGCAGGAGCTTGATCCCAAAAGCAAGCAGAATCAATCCGCCGAGCGCTTCACTGTAGGATCCGAGCCACTTTTGAACTTTTCTGCCCATCATCAGACCTCCCCATGTCAACAGCATGCTCATGATTCCGAACATGAATATGGTGAGAAACGTACGGGCTCCGTAAATTCCCAGACTTAGTCCAACAGAGAAACTATCCAGGCTGGCGCTCACAGCAAAAAGCAGCAGACCAAACCCGACAGGATTCACAAACGGCTCATTCTCAGGCTTGAAGGAAGAACGAATCATCTGCAAACCAAGAAGGAGCAGCAAACAACCGCCGATGATGACTGCAATACCCCCAAAGTGAGAAGAAATCTGCTTGCCAAGCAATAGTCCTGCAAGAGGCATCCCAATATGAAACAGTCCGATGACTACTCCTATTTTCACAATCTGCCTCAGCCTTAATTGCAGCATTCCCATGCCGATCCCAATAGAAAAAGCATCCATACCAAGAGCAAAAGACATGAGCCACAGCGTCAGCCATTCACCGATTGTTACGACGTCCATTCACTTTCCCCCTAACTCCGCTAGTACAACCTTATGCAGGTCCGCCATTGATTAGAATCGGCGTTTCCGTCCCTCGAAAAAACCAAATATAAAGCAATTTTCGACATAAGCAGGGATATGGTTTTTTTTAACGTAAATAAAGGTTATAGAAAAACGGGAAGAATCGGAGGGGAAATTTTCATGGCTGAAGACGCGAAATCGATTCATCCGGCAGTTGCTGAATCAAAAAAGAAAGCATACCGTATGGAGATTACAAAACAGCAGAGCATGATGTTCAAGTTTATTAAATCAGGCGAAACTTTCGTAATGACCGAGTGCAGCGGTGAACTCTCTGACTCATTGGGCTATAAAGAAGAATGGGTGATCGGAAAGACTCCTGAAGAAATTTTTCCGAAAGAGCTCGCCGCATTTAAAATGGATTGTTACGAACAGGCCTGGAAGGGAGAGAATATTACATATGAAGCCCAACTGAACAATGTCCCATTCCTCGTATCGTTAAATCCGGTCTTTGAAAATGGAAAAGTCGTCGAGGTGCGGGGCTTAAGCATCGATCTGATCCATAGGGTTATGATGGAGAGGCAGCTGGAAGAAAGTGAGCAAAGGTTCCGCTCGCTGATCGAGCATAACATCGATGCACTATTTTCCCTTGATTCCCAAGGGAAGTTTACGACCGTCAATCCGGCTGCAGAACTTCTTACCGGCTACTCGGGGAAAGAACTGCTCAGCATGACCTTTCATCCCCTGCTGATGGAAGAACATCTGGAAAAATCAGTCCAAGGTTTTGAGGAGGCCCTTAAAGGCACTCCAAAGACATACGATACGAAGATGAAAAGAAAAGACGGAGAAATTCGGTTTGTAAATCTGACCATCACACCGATTATCGTAAGCGATGACGTACTGGGACTGTATTGTATCGGAAAGGATATTACGGAAAAGAAGAAGCAGGAAGCCGAACTGAGGGAAACAAAAGAAACACTGGAGTCGCTGTTTACTCATTCTGCAGACATGATCGCCATCTATGATTTCGATAAACAAACGATCAAGCTGAACCCCGCTTTTGAAAAAACGTTCGGGTGGACAGAGGAAGAATTAAAGGACTGCAGAAACCCCATTTTCCCTATTGTCCTTGATCAATATTTACAGGAATCACTGCAGATGATCCAGACGGTGAAAAAGGGAATTCCCATTAAAGGCCACGAGATGATTTGTCAGCGCAAAGATGGATCCCTGCTGAACTCGAGTGTCACGCTGTTTCCCATATTTGATCAAAACGGCCGAGTACACGCATACTCGGGTATTTCGCGTGATATCACTGAAAAAAAACGGCAGGAAAAAGCCTTGCGTGAGAGCGAAGAAAAATACCGCATCATTGCCGAAAATACGATGGATCTAATCGCTACATCCGACAGGCAGGGGAAGATCACATACTCCTCACCTTCCAACAATATGATTTTAGGTATGGATCCTGCAGACTATCTAGGAAAAAATGCCATTGATTTCCTGCATGAAGATGACAAAAAACGGGTGACTCTCCTCATGCGCCGCATGGTCCAATCGAGACAGCCTGTAAAATATGAAGCTCGCTGGAAACATAACGATGGTTCCTATGTTGTATTGGAAACAAACGCAACACCAGTCATCAATGAAAAAGGCCATGTGGAAAGCATCGTGGTTGTATCCAGAGATCTCACCGAGCGAAAAAAAACAGAAGAAATGCTTAGAAAATCCGATAAGCTTTCCGTTCTGGGCCAGCTGGCTGCTGGTGTCGCCCATGAGATCCGCAACCCTTTAACCTCTATAAAAGGGTTCTTGCAGCTGCTTGAATCGAAAGCAGAGAATGACTTTGAGTACTATGAAATCATGCTCTCTGAAATTGACAGGATCAATTCCATTGTCAGTGAATTTATGGTCTTGGCCAAGCCGCAGGTTATGCATCTCGTGCCGACCAACATCACTGAACTGATGCGCCATGTCATCTCACTGATTG
This genomic stretch from Fictibacillus marinisediminis harbors:
- a CDS encoding MurR/RpiR family transcriptional regulator, whose protein sequence is MAASNCLSKIRSSYGILSEKEKKIADFILEDPQNIIHSSINEVADHLEVADATVFRFCKRLGFKGFQALKIALASDIVGPLQDIHETILESDTPAQIAEKVFQSNIGTLEDTRQMLDEKSFQAAVDCLLAAQKIEFYGNGGSGIIAMDAHHKFIRTGKPSIAYTDTHFQLMSASQLTERDVALFISHSGTNKDLLHVMRVAKENGCRTISLTDYAKSPLSEKADISLHTISRETEFRSEALSSRIAQLSIIDALYVNVMMAGKEESKKSLQRMRSAISEKKF
- a CDS encoding TIGR01440 family protein, which gives rise to MSDQLQTVEKQVFHALSDLQKQAQLKPGQLLVVGASTSEVTGGKIGTSGTMEAAQALYNGVKTFQEESQVVLAFQCCEHLNRALVMEREIADRLRYEEVRVVPARSAGGALATYAFHHLNDPVVVEYIKADAGIDIGDTFIGMHLKHVAVPVRTEVKSIGEAHVTLAKTRPKLIGGERAVYPSKEDIRCF
- the rpiB gene encoding ribose 5-phosphate isomerase B, which translates into the protein MRVAIGSDHAGVELRQEIVSMMQEMGMDVKDMGCECSTSVDYPDYAIPVAEMVASGEADRGILICGTGIGMSIAANKVKGIRCALVHDLFSAKATRLHNDSNVLAMGERVIGPGLALEIAKVWLTTEYEGGRHSKRVGKISDYEAQGAK
- a CDS encoding low molecular weight protein arginine phosphatase, translated to MKKILFVCTGNTCRSPMAAALLKYLGKGKVEVRSAGVFAAEGSGASTHAVTAMSEKGIPFKHESKPLTETLVRWADLVLTMTESHKHTVCHQYPEAVEKAYTLKEYIYQNDDYEKQLSELHQAYAEIETIRAFYKNKWDQADTNDKQAVQEKFEADIQPFKEKIISLEKSLPSLDIIDPFGGSIDLYRETRAELESLIEKLIKKI
- a CDS encoding manganese efflux pump MntP family protein, producing the protein MDVVTIGEWLTLWLMSFALGMDAFSIGIGMGMLQLRLRQIVKIGVVIGLFHIGMPLAGLLLGKQISSHFGGIAVIIGGCLLLLLGLQMIRSSFKPENEPFVNPVGFGLLLFAVSASLDSFSVGLSLGIYGARTFLTIFMFGIMSMLLTWGGLMMGRKVQKWLGSYSEALGGLILLAFGIKLLLPL
- a CDS encoding PAS domain S-box protein, which gives rise to MAEDAKSIHPAVAESKKKAYRMEITKQQSMMFKFIKSGETFVMTECSGELSDSLGYKEEWVIGKTPEEIFPKELAAFKMDCYEQAWKGENITYEAQLNNVPFLVSLNPVFENGKVVEVRGLSIDLIHRVMMERQLEESEQRFRSLIEHNIDALFSLDSQGKFTTVNPAAELLTGYSGKELLSMTFHPLLMEEHLEKSVQGFEEALKGTPKTYDTKMKRKDGEIRFVNLTITPIIVSDDVLGLYCIGKDITEKKKQEAELRETKETLESLFTHSADMIAIYDFDKQTIKLNPAFEKTFGWTEEELKDCRNPIFPIVLDQYLQESLQMIQTVKKGIPIKGHEMICQRKDGSLLNSSVTLFPIFDQNGRVHAYSGISRDITEKKRQEKALRESEEKYRIIAENTMDLIATSDRQGKITYSSPSNNMILGMDPADYLGKNAIDFLHEDDKKRVTLLMRRMVQSRQPVKYEARWKHNDGSYVVLETNATPVINEKGHVESIVVVSRDLTERKKTEEMLRKSDKLSVLGQLAAGVAHEIRNPLTSIKGFLQLLESKAENDFEYYEIMLSEIDRINSIVSEFMVLAKPQVMHLVPTNITELMRHVISLIETQAILMNVQIYFNAEDDLPVISSVDNQLKQVFINLLKNAIEAMPDGGNVFISIEREENDLVVSFADEGCGIPSDKLPSLGEPFYTTKEKGTGLGLMVCYKIIEDHGGRIQVKSELGQGSTFKVVLPILSIA